A single genomic interval of Rhododendron vialii isolate Sample 1 chromosome 3a, ASM3025357v1 harbors:
- the LOC131318543 gene encoding uncharacterized protein LOC131318543, translating into MEWASKVMSAATRASNNNMVINVLLVGAFVALSMRSVKQQRDIEALESQKDTLLVTNKAMKKSMWNWKQQLFNEASSPDTATVPLSKLKAIYGESPTTLHPTVEAEQGGGKSTVSKIVI; encoded by the exons ATGGAGTGGGCAAGCAAAGTGATGAGTGCTGCGACGAGAGCTTCGAACAACAACATGGTGATCAACGTGCTGTTGGTGGGTGCATTTGTGGCGCTGAGCATGAGGTCGGTGAAGCAGCAAAGAGACATCGAAGCCCTAGAGTCCCAGAAAGATACCCTCCTCGTTACCAACAAGGCCATGAAGAAGTccatgtggaactggaagcaaCAACTCTTCAACGAAGCTTCTTCTCCCGACACCGCCACTGTCCCTCTCTCCAAGCTCAAAGCCATCTACGGCGAGTCCCCAACCACTCTCCATCCca CTGTAGAAGCTGAGCAAGGGGGTGGAAAATCAACTGTATCTAAAATTGTAATCTGA